A stretch of the Sphingobacterium thalpophilum genome encodes the following:
- a CDS encoding sensor histidine kinase encodes MVQLKNLGIKNLLIFFFSTLIYSLCQMLFSIILMKEDLWDHFHIQLFSHYLVIVTMCIADFLLLRFLNKYLPYSKNILYRILADIAGLVVICLLVLWTFNYVIYDVLLISAEGLPSFLVKFAFAMTNNIPILLSFELIYYFQSEQKAIADSETAKRRVLLFQHETLRSQINPHFLFNSLNVLSSLIYINQENANKFTKALSKTYRYVLSLSQQPVVSVSEELDALDSYIFLMRMRFENAFTFTVNKLTSSEQYTIIPLTLQLLIENAFKHNKATEESLLNIKITVDSSYITVENNIQPSNDVEKGGIGLKYITQQYKLYGQDVIVEHSPQLFVVKIPYIKS; translated from the coding sequence ATGGTCCAACTTAAAAACTTAGGTATTAAAAACCTGCTTATTTTTTTCTTCTCCACATTGATCTACTCTTTGTGCCAGATGCTGTTCAGTATAATTCTGATGAAGGAAGATTTATGGGACCATTTTCATATCCAGCTGTTTTCACATTATCTGGTGATCGTTACCATGTGTATAGCGGACTTCCTTTTACTCAGGTTCTTGAATAAATATCTGCCCTATTCCAAAAATATTCTATATCGTATTCTGGCGGATATCGCTGGACTGGTCGTCATTTGTCTGCTTGTATTATGGACATTCAATTACGTGATTTATGACGTCCTGTTGATTTCAGCAGAAGGATTACCCTCTTTCCTGGTCAAGTTTGCCTTCGCGATGACTAATAATATACCCATCCTGCTATCGTTTGAACTGATCTATTACTTCCAGTCCGAACAAAAAGCCATTGCTGATTCCGAAACCGCAAAACGTAGGGTACTCCTCTTTCAACACGAAACACTGAGGTCACAGATCAATCCCCATTTCCTGTTTAATTCGTTGAATGTGCTATCTTCATTAATATATATCAATCAGGAGAATGCAAACAAGTTTACAAAGGCACTCTCCAAAACCTACCGTTATGTGCTGTCTCTCAGCCAGCAGCCGGTCGTCTCCGTTTCCGAAGAACTGGACGCCCTGGATTCGTATATATTCCTGATGCGCATGCGGTTTGAAAATGCTTTTACATTTACGGTCAACAAACTTACCTCTTCCGAACAGTATACGATTATTCCGCTGACCCTACAATTATTGATCGAAAATGCCTTCAAGCATAATAAAGCAACCGAAGAATCCCTTCTGAACATTAAGATCACGGTAGACAGCAGTTATATAACCGTTGAAAACAATATCCAGCCATCCAACGATGTGGAGAAGGGCGGAATCGGGCTGAAATATATCACACAGCAGTACAAATTATACGGCCAAGATGTTATTGTGGAACATAGCCCACAACTTTTTGTCGTCAAAATTCCCTATATAAAGTCATGA
- a CDS encoding porin family protein: protein MKKNMLTLAFALSTLLFSTQLSAQESKLSLGFRANSSLSNYSLSGQAKSLKSKMGIGGSAGGFIKYDLTPNFAVQSGIDVYFHSSKLESTASTSSRKLNSFGVEIPLYGIIQGELGSGKAFIGAGPYAGYGISAKLGGVSLFKENGTPDMPALNRFDYGVGGIIGYEFDQHWQLKANYQFGLADLDKAKGAGMKSRVASVGIAYKF, encoded by the coding sequence ATGAAAAAGAACATGTTAACATTAGCTTTCGCCCTCAGTACGCTGCTTTTTTCCACCCAATTATCCGCTCAGGAGAGCAAGCTGTCTTTGGGTTTCAGAGCCAACAGCAGCCTATCAAATTATAGCCTCAGCGGACAGGCGAAAAGCCTAAAAAGCAAAATGGGCATCGGCGGCTCTGCCGGCGGTTTTATCAAATATGACCTGACTCCAAATTTCGCGGTTCAATCCGGTATTGATGTCTATTTTCACAGTTCTAAGCTTGAATCTACCGCCAGTACATCCTCCAGAAAACTCAATTCCTTTGGCGTAGAAATCCCTCTTTATGGGATCATTCAAGGCGAACTCGGCAGTGGAAAGGCTTTTATAGGGGCCGGCCCTTATGCGGGTTATGGGATCAGCGCAAAATTGGGAGGTGTAAGCCTATTCAAAGAGAACGGGACTCCCGATATGCCTGCTCTAAACCGCTTTGACTATGGAGTAGGAGGTATCATCGGTTACGAGTTTGACCAGCACTGGCAGTTAAAAGCCAACTATCAATTTGGGCTGGCAGACCTGGATAAAGCGAAAGGGGCAGGCATGAAGAGCCGCGTTGCATCCGTCGGCATCGCGTACAAATTTTAG
- a CDS encoding DUF6268 family outer membrane beta-barrel protein, with the protein MKSITLFLATLAILLTLDGKAQEVFLKTEYIGNSGYYYLPPGEKPKEKIGNSKGSAMVYQAGVNIPLSMTLNENKRPTAWGIGFGGSYVSLKNQNFSEYMVSEIMNIQMGVYHLRPLNDRWSLRASVGMGVFSPSTDFSKIGFRNVLASGSAVFIRHLNPRLDIGGGLAINSSLGYPMIFPAVYVKWRHSGKFDVNIELVEGLDVSAGYAFNDRFKLSYALEMNGQIALLKKDGKDVIFSHQYIVTGFRPEIKLGEKVSVTGMAGLNLYRPAAYSDRTLKGVFAGDNDYYFSVSPYGSVGLKMKF; encoded by the coding sequence ATGAAGTCAATAACATTATTCTTAGCCACCTTGGCTATTTTGTTAACGCTCGACGGAAAGGCTCAGGAGGTATTTCTGAAGACCGAATACATTGGAAACTCCGGTTACTATTATCTGCCTCCCGGAGAAAAACCAAAAGAAAAAATCGGTAACAGTAAAGGCTCGGCCATGGTCTATCAGGCGGGGGTAAATATCCCCTTATCCATGACTCTAAACGAGAACAAGCGTCCCACAGCCTGGGGTATTGGTTTCGGCGGATCCTATGTTTCGTTGAAAAACCAGAACTTTTCCGAATATATGGTATCCGAAATCATGAATATTCAGATGGGTGTCTACCATTTGCGCCCGCTCAACGATCGGTGGTCGTTGCGCGCGAGCGTGGGGATGGGTGTTTTTTCACCATCCACCGACTTTTCCAAAATCGGTTTTAGAAATGTTCTGGCCAGTGGTAGTGCGGTTTTTATCCGGCACCTCAATCCCAGACTCGATATCGGTGGTGGATTGGCAATCAATAGTTCTTTGGGTTATCCGATGATATTTCCGGCAGTTTACGTCAAATGGAGACACAGTGGCAAATTTGATGTAAACATCGAACTCGTGGAGGGGCTGGATGTGTCCGCAGGCTATGCTTTCAACGACAGGTTCAAACTATCGTACGCCCTAGAGATGAACGGGCAGATCGCTCTGTTGAAAAAGGATGGCAAAGATGTGATATTCTCCCACCAGTATATTGTTACGGGGTTTCGTCCCGAGATCAAGCTCGGCGAAAAAGTGTCCGTCACCGGTATGGCTGGACTGAATCTATACCGACCTGCAGCTTACAGCGACCGGACGCTGAAGGGCGTGTTTGCAGGTGATAATGATTATTATTTTTCTGTCTCCCCATATGGGTCGGTGGGTTTAAAAATGAAATTTTAG
- a CDS encoding tautomerase family protein codes for MPSIKITTASLTEDQKMELIQSITASVHSITRVPLEFIHVMIDIVGDENYAVGGQTVAQIKKISIKKQ; via the coding sequence ATGCCAAGTATAAAAATTACAACTGCTTCGTTAACTGAAGACCAAAAGATGGAACTGATACAATCCATTACCGCAAGTGTCCATTCTATTACCCGAGTCCCCTTGGAATTTATACACGTCATGATTGATATCGTGGGTGATGAGAACTATGCCGTGGGTGGGCAGACCGTAGCACAAATCAAAAAGATATCTATCAAAAAACAATAA
- a CDS encoding helix-turn-helix domain-containing protein, with translation MKKHLDVKFMYGQQEYDFDEGLMSFLAPNQVLNIVVESESTNSNRSGWLLFFHRDFIWNTDLARTIKNYEFFGYAINEALFLSDDEQKIVESIFSNIDKELATNIDRYSQKIIISHIETLLNYAERFYNRQFITRQKANHMILSQLEEMLNDYFNDNAQANRGLPTVQFVADSLCVSPNYLSGLLKSLTGLNTRQHIQQKLIGKAKEKLSTTKLTVSEIAYELGFEHVQSFNKLFKTKTNLSPLEFRQSFSG, from the coding sequence ATGAAAAAACATTTGGATGTCAAGTTCATGTACGGACAGCAGGAATACGATTTTGACGAAGGTCTGATGTCTTTTCTTGCACCAAACCAAGTGTTGAATATTGTGGTGGAAAGTGAATCGACCAACAGCAACCGCAGTGGCTGGCTGTTGTTTTTTCATCGGGATTTTATCTGGAATACAGATCTGGCCCGCACCATCAAAAACTATGAGTTTTTTGGTTATGCGATAAACGAGGCGTTGTTTCTTTCGGATGATGAACAAAAAATCGTAGAGTCAATTTTCTCAAATATTGATAAAGAGTTAGCTACCAACATTGACAGGTATTCCCAAAAAATTATTATTTCACACATTGAGACTTTGCTCAACTATGCCGAACGATTTTACAATCGTCAATTTATCACACGTCAGAAGGCCAATCACATGATTTTGTCGCAGCTGGAAGAAATGTTAAACGATTACTTCAATGATAATGCCCAGGCAAACAGAGGTTTGCCCACTGTTCAGTTCGTCGCCGATTCCTTGTGTGTGTCGCCCAACTATTTAAGCGGTTTACTCAAGTCATTGACAGGCTTAAACACCCGCCAGCATATACAGCAAAAGCTCATTGGCAAAGCAAAAGAAAAGCTCTCCACAACCAAGTTAACCGTGAGCGAAATTGCCTATGAACTCGGTTTTGAACATGTGCAGTCATTTAACAAATTGTTTAAGACCAAAACCAATCTATCGCCCTTGGAGTTCCGCCAATCGTTTAGCGGATAA
- a CDS encoding LytR/AlgR family response regulator transcription factor — MKYLIVEDERFAYEEVKRMITKLRPEYELEKQTKTVIDTIAFLKTSAVDLILMDIRLADGNCFEIFNHLEVTTPVIFTTAYDEHAIKAFKLNSIDYLLKPFNEAELEAALIKFEKIFQHVSYTASPKNYEQLLSVRTKNRFLISKGENYHYIETKDIAHFYSEDGVVFLHTSSDKRYIINYTLEQLEQLLDNRLFFRVSRNCIGNVRAIKNVAKYFNSRLKLSFSPVCPHEVLVSRVRVPDFLKWMDGIVE; from the coding sequence ATGAAGTACCTGATAGTAGAAGATGAACGCTTCGCATATGAAGAAGTGAAACGTATGATCACCAAATTACGGCCCGAATACGAACTGGAAAAGCAGACCAAAACAGTCATCGATACCATCGCATTCCTGAAAACCTCTGCCGTAGATTTAATACTGATGGACATACGCCTTGCCGATGGCAACTGCTTCGAGATATTCAATCATTTGGAGGTCACCACGCCAGTGATCTTTACAACAGCTTATGACGAGCACGCTATTAAAGCGTTTAAATTGAACAGTATCGATTATCTGCTCAAACCATTTAATGAGGCCGAGCTAGAAGCCGCTCTGATCAAGTTCGAAAAGATTTTTCAGCATGTCTCTTATACCGCCAGCCCTAAGAATTACGAACAATTATTGTCCGTCAGGACCAAAAACCGGTTTCTGATATCCAAGGGGGAGAACTACCACTATATAGAGACCAAGGATATCGCTCATTTCTACAGTGAAGACGGGGTTGTATTCCTTCATACGTCCAGTGATAAGCGTTATATCATCAACTATACACTGGAACAGCTGGAGCAGCTCCTGGACAACCGCCTATTTTTTCGTGTCTCACGCAACTGTATCGGGAATGTAAGAGCGATTAAAAATGTTGCCAAATACTTCAACAGCCGTCTCAAGCTTTCCTTTTCCCCAGTATGCCCGCATGAGGTTTTGGTGAGCCGCGTACGCGTGCCCGACTTCCTGAAGTGGATGGATGGTATCGTGGAATAA